Genomic segment of Delphinus delphis chromosome 12, mDelDel1.2, whole genome shotgun sequence:
GCTAAGATTATTGATCGAATcattgaaaaattgaaaactcTTGATGAACGTTATCATATCCGTGTAACTGTACTAAAAGAAATCCGTGATCTGTGTTTTTTGattgaaaatattgattttaacaAAATTGGAAGTAGTACTGCATCTTGGATTCAAAATATGGATACTAAGTATCAAATCAGAATCCAGATACAAGAAAAATTGCAGCAGCTCCATGCGCAGATTCAGAATGTAGACATCCAGCACCTTGCGGACAAGGTCAGACAACAGGTTGAAGCTGTTGATGTCAGAGTGCTCTTAGATCAGTTGAGAACTACAATCTCATTtcaaagaataaaggaaattattGAGCATGTCAAATACTGTGTTACACATCTTTTTGAAGATTTTGAAGTAATTGAGGAAATCAATGCTTTCAGAGTCATGGTCCATGAGTTCATTGAGACATATAAAATAGACCACCACATCCAGGTTTTAATGGATAAGTCAGTGCAGTTGGCCCACCAATACAAGCTGCAGGAGACTGTTCAGAAACTAAGCAGTGTCCTACAGCAAGTCAAGATGGCAGATCTTGTTGAGGAATTGATTGGGTTTACCGACCATGCTCTCAGGCAGCTTGAAGCATTGTCTTTTAAACAATTCATTGAGGAAATAAACAGATTCCTTGACATGCTGGTAAAGAAGTTAAGGTCATTTGATTACCACCAGTTTGTAGGTGAAACCAATAATAAAATTCGTGAGGTGACTCAGAGAATCAATGGTGAAATTCGGGCTCTGGGACTTCCACAGAAAGCTAAAGCACTACAGCTGTTCACAGAGGACGTCAAGGCCACAGTCTCAGTCCATCTGGAAAACCTAAAGGCCACCAAAGTAACCTGGTTCCTTGATTGGTTACGGGTTTCTGTAGTTCACATGAAAGCCAAATTCCAAGACACCCTAGAAGATATACGAGACCGAGTGTATCAAATGGATATGCAGCAGGAAGTCCAGCGATACCTGTTCCTAGTTGGCCAGGTTTACAGCACACTTGTCACCTACATTTCCGATTGGTGGAATCTTGCTGCTAAGAACCTTACTGACTTTGCAGAACAGTATTCTCTCCAAGACTGGGCCAAAAACCTGAAAACATTAGTAGAACAAGGGTTCACTGTTCCCAAAATCCAGACCACCTTTGGGACCATACCTGCCTTTGAAGTCAGTCTCCGTGCCCTTCAGGAGGCTACATATCAGACTCCTGACTTCATTGTCCCCCTGACAGATCTGAAGATTCCATCCGTTCAGATCAACTTCAAAAAGttgaaagatataaaaatccCATCCAGGTTTTCCACGCCAGAATTTACTGTCCTCAATACCTTCCACATCCCTTCCTTTACAGTTGACttggtagaaataaaaacaaagatcatCAGAACCATTGACCAAATGCTGAACAGTGAGCTGCAGTGGCCAGTCCCAGAAGTGTACCTGAGGGATCTGAGCGGGGTGGACACGGTTCTTGCTAGAATCCCTGTGCCAGACTTCCATTTACCAGAAATCACAATTCCAGAATTTGTCATACCACATCTCAATGTTACAGATTTTCAAGTTTCTGACCTTCACATACCAGAATTCCAGCTTCCCCACATCTCACACACAACTGAAGTACCTACTTTTGGCAAGCTGTATGGCATTTTGAAAATCCAATCTCCCCTTCTCATATTAGATGCAAATGCTGACATTCAGAATGTAACTGCTTCTGCAAACCAGGCAGAGATTGAGGCTTCTGTCACTGCCAAAGGAGAATCCAAATTAGAAGTTCTCAATTTTGATTTTCAAGCAAACGCACAACTCTCAGACCCTAAGATTAATCCACTGGTTCTGAAGGAATCTATGAGGTTCTCCAGCAAGTACCTGAAAATGGAGCATGAGAGTGAAGTGCTATTTGTTGGAAATGCTATTGAGGGAAAATCAAACACAGTGGCAGGtttacacacagaaaaaaatacactggagCTTAGCAACGGTGTGCTTGTCAAGATAAATCATCAGCTTACCCTGGACAGCAACACAAAGTACTTCCACAAATTGAACATCCCCAAACTGGACTTCTCCAGCCAGGCTGACCTGCGCAGTGAAATCAAGACCCTGTTGGAAGCTGGACACCTAGCGTGGACTTCTTCTGGAACAGGGTCCTGGAAATTGGCCTGCCACAAATTCTCAGATGAGGGAACACAGGAATCCCAAAGTAACTTTACTGTGGAAGGACCCATCACGTCCTTTGGATTATCTAATAAGATCAATAGCAAACACCTAAGAGTAAACCAAAATATAGTTTATGAATCTCGCTTCCTcaacttttctaaatttgaaatcCAGTCACAAGCTGAATGCCAGTACTTGGGCCGCAGTGTTCTAACTGCTAAAGGTATGGCGCTGCTTagagaagggaaggcagagaTAACTGGCAACCATGATGCGCATTTAAATGGAAAGGTTATTGGAACTCtgaaaaattctcttttcttttcagcaCAGCCACATGCGCTTACCGCATCCACAAACAATGAAGGGAACTTGAGAGTTAGTTTTCCATTAAAATTGACAGGGAAGATAGACTTTTTGAATAATTATGCACTGTTTCTGAGTCCTGGTGCCCAGCAAGCAAGTTGGCAATCAAGTGCCAGGTTCAATCAGTATAAGTACAATCAGAATTTCTCTGCTGGAAACAATGAGAAAAGCATCGAGGCCCACATAGGGATAAATGGAGAAGCCAACCTGGATTTTTTAAACATTCCTTTAACAATCCCTGAAATGACTCTACCTTATACAAACCTCACAACACCCCAGGTGAAAGATATCTCCTTATGGGAAAAGACAGGCTTGAAGGAATTCTTGAAAACAACAAAGCAATCATTCGATTTAAGTGTAAAGGCTCagtataagaaaaacaaagacaagcaTTCCATCCCAGTTCCTCTGGCTGGATTTTATGCATTTATCAATCGTAACATCAATTCCTTCAACAGGCATTTCGAGACAGTCAGAAACAAGGCATTAGATTTTTTTATCAAATCCTACAATGAAGCAAAAATTACATTTGATAAGTACAAGGTTGAAAAATCCCTCAACCAGCAACCCAGGTTCTATAAAATTCCTGGATACACTATTCCAGTTACCAACATTGAAGTGTCTCCATTCACAGTGAAGATGTTGACATTCGGGTATGTGATCCCCAAAGAGATCAGTACCCCCAGCATCACCATCCCGGGTTCTGGCGCCTACGTGCCCTCATACACATTAGTCCTGCCATTCCTAGAGCTGCCAACCCTTCATGTCCCTAGGAATCTTCTTGAGCTTTCTCTTCCAGAGTTCAAGGTATTGAGTAccacaaacaaaattttaattccaGCCATGGGCAATATTACCtatgatttttcctttaaatcaagTGTCATCACACTGAATACCAATGTTGGTCTTTATAACCAATCAGATATTGTGGCTCATTTTCTTACTTCCTCTTCTTCTGTCATTGATGCACTGCAGTACAAATTAGAGGGCACCTCAAGTTTGACAAGGAAAAGAGGGTTGAAGCTAGCCACAGCTTTGTCTCTGAGTAACAAACTCGTGGAGGGCAATCATGACAATACTATTAGCTTCACCAAGAAAAACATGGATGCATCCATGACAACAACTGCAAGAGTCCAAATTCCACTTTTGAGAATGAATTTCAAGCAAGAACTTAATGGAAATACCAAGTCAAAACCTACTGTCTCTTCATCCATTGAATTGAAGTATGATTTCAGTTGGCCCCATGTGTACACTACTGCTACAGGGGCGTTTGACCACAAGCTCAGCTTAGAATGTCTCACCTCTTACTTTTCCATTGAGTCATCTACCAAAGGAGGTGTCAAGGCTTTTATCCTTTCAAGGGAATATTCAGGAACTCTTGCCAGTGAGGCCAGCACTTACTTGAATTCCAAGGGTACTCGATCTTCTGTGAAGCTGCTAGGAGCTTCCAAAGTAGATGGTATCTGGAACcttgaagtaaaagaaaattttgctGGAGAAACCACTCTCCAACGCATATATGCCATCTGGGAACAAAATACGAAAAACCATTTACAGCTAGGGGGCCTCTTTTTAACATCTGGAGAGCATACAAGCAAAGCCACCCTGGAACTTTCCCTGTGGGAAATATCAGCCCTTGTTCAGGTCCGTGCACGTCAGCCCAATTCCCTCCTTAATATCAATTACCTTGGCCAGGAAGTGTCCCTGAATGCTAACACTGAGAACCAGAAAATGAGCTGGAAAAGTCAGGTCCAGGTTCATTCTGGGTCTCTCCAGAACAACATACAGCTTTCCAATGGCCAAGAAGAGGCACGCCTTGACATGGCAGGCTCCTTAGAAGGGTACCTATGGTTCCTCAAAGATGCTGTCTTACCAGTTTATGACAAGAGCATGTGGGACCTCCTAAAGCTGGATGTAACCACCACCAACGATAGGAAACAGTATCTCCGTGCTTCAACTGCCCTTGTATATACCAAAAACCCCAATGGCTATCCTGTTTCTATCCCCGTGCAAGAATTGGCTGATAAATTCATTATTCCTGGACTGAAACTAAATAACCTAAATTCCGTTCATGTCACACCTACATTCCACGTCCCCTTTACAGATCTTCAGGTTCCATCCTACATACTTGacttcagtgaaataaaaatctACAAGAAGCTAAGTACTGTGCCATTTGCCCTCAACATACCAACACTACCCAAAGTGAAATTCCCCAAAGTTGATGTGTTAGCACAATATTCTGAACCAGAAGTCTCCTCAGTTCCCTTTTTTGAGATAACTGTGCCTGCATCCCAGTTGACTGTGTCCCACTTCACCCTTCCAAAAAGTATTTCAGTTGGCAGTGCTGTTTCGGATCTAAATGTGGTGGCCAGCAACACTGCAGACTCCGAGTTGCCAACAGTCACCATGCCTGAGCAGACTATTGAGATTCCTTCCATGAAGTTCTCTGTACCTGCTGGaattttcattccttcctttggaACACTGACTGCACGTTTCGAGGTGGCCTCTCCCTTGTATAATGCCACTTGGAGTGCTGGTTTGAAAAATAAAGGGGATCACGTTGAAACATTCCTGGATTCCACATGCAGCTCCACCATTCAGTTCCTGGAATATGACCTAAACGGTAAGGAAATTTCCTGCCTCCCCTACACGCTTTATTTCTTCAGTGCGAGTTGTGaataaataattatgtatttagATATAACTCCAAGCAAAATTGCTCTCTATAGCAAAATTGAAAAGAGGCGGGAAGGAGACACATGTATACCCCACATGTGAAAACCATCCTGTTGAAAACCTACTGACACTGCTGAAGGATAGGTtcagagaaaatagatttttctgTAATCATTTTAGGACTAAAAAGGTCTCCTGTTTTTTTAAGTGAGGACCGCATGTTTCAAACATATAAGACAGTTAAGATAGAATTCTCTGCTTTCACAATGAAAATGCTTATATCCTGCAGTTACTAatctaatgaaatataaaatctttCCCATACAGTCGTGGGAACACACAAAATTGAAGGTGGCATGTTAGTTTGTAAAACTAACGGATCATTTGCACACCGTGACTTCAGTGCAGAGTATGAAGAAGTTGGCAGATATCAAGGACTTGGGTATGGAACttctattttcatctcttttccagTCATTGTGATGTTTGCCATCTCCACATCCCTTTCGTGACAGCCCAtgtgctttcttttgctttcaggTACTGGAATGGAAAGGTCGACCTTAACATCACCAGCCCGACATTAACTGATGTCCGTCTGCGCTACCAGGAAAGCGAGAACCACTCCTTCTCAGTAGCCTCCCCAGCCATAGGCACTGTGGTCATCGACCTGAAGAACAGTAACGATACCTTATTGAGATGGAACCTCTACTACCGCCCTCAGGTGAGTCCCATCTAGTGGGTTACACACCCCAAGAGCAAACAGAGAATATGGGCAGGTAATACAAAGTATTACCTAGGGGCTTTCCCAAAGTAGGTGCAACACAAGCAATGAGCAGGTTGAACGTCTCTTCTGAGCTATTCTCCAGAACGTATTAGGAGTCTTTTATTGATTGTATTACATGCACACGTGACCTCGTATGACcactattattttattacatttgggCAGTTCTAGAAAGATGAGAGTTTTGCCTCATCACCTAAATCATGGAAAAACCCTGCCATATGCTGAGTACATTTTTCAGACTGGGGCTTCTTGGAGTATTTGAGGCTTCAAAATTCTTCCCCACAGTAGGATTGTTAGATGTGCCAGGTTTCTCTCATGTACTTTACAAGCTCTGCCAGGGCCCAGTCAAAGATGCCATCAGTAGAGGAGAGAAAATAATCGGGTTCTGTCACTAAAGTTTATCACAGGCTTAGAGGATGGATGGCCCCTGATATTGGGCTTCTAGGTCTCTGCTCGGTGGGCcctggacttttttcttttttgttacttctcctttctctgaaTTAGTCTCTCCCTGTGTTTTTCTCCCCGTTCTTTTCCTCCTCGTCCTCTTCTGATCTTCAGGCCTAGAAAGGCCTGAATGTTAAATGTTACTGTGTAAATGCCTTACATAATTTTGTCCTTTCTGGGGCATGTGTTAAAGAGGAATTAACAAGAGTGTATTTGTTTAACCGTAAGACAAACACATGAACTGACATATGAAAGATAAATCCCCATCAGAATATGAAAGATCCTCTGATCTTTACTTTTAACTGCTAATGAAGTTTTAGTGTAGTATATTATGTGAAATCAAGATAATTGAAAACatgttcttttcatccttttttgctGGTTTTAGTCCTCTCCAGATAAAACACTCAACATAGTCAAAATTGAGATGAGGGCCCCGGAATCGGATGATGAAGTTCAGATTAAAGCTAACTGGGAAGAAGAAGCAGTGTCTGAATTGCTAAGCTCTCTCAAAGACAATATGCCCAAGGCCATGGGGGCCTCTTATGACTATGTCAACAAGTACCACCAGGAGTACACGGGACTCGATCTGAGAGATGCTTCTTTAAAACTGAGAAGAGGTTTGCAGAACAGCGCTGAGCAGGTGTATCAAGGGGCCGTGAGGCAGATTGATGAGGTGGACGTGGGGCTCCGAAGGATAGCCAGAGGCACCACTAATACCTACCAGCAGTGGAAGGACACGGCCAAGAGTCTGTACCAGGAACTGTTGGCTCAGGAGGACCACAGTGGTTTCCAGAGACTCCAGAAGAAGGTGTTTGACAGCTTAATAGGAGTTACTCAGGAATACAATGTGACAGTCAACCGTGTGATTGACTCGTTCATTGATTTCCTAAAGTCCACCAGATTCCAGCTCCCAGGAAGAGCCGGGAACTACACTGAAGACGAACTCTACACTATGGTCCTGAAGAAAGTAGGTAAGCTACTGTCCCAGGTACATTCAAAGATCCATAGTGGGTTAGAAATACTGTTTTCCTATTTCCAAGACCTGATGGAGAAATCTGAATTAATCAAGGACCTAAAGAATAAATTTCCCTTTGATTCAGTGTACTATCAACTAATAGGTATAGGCTCAGAGTATGGAAAACTGTTGAAATCTTTATCACAAGAGATCCAAAAGGCACTTAGTGACCTCCAGTCTGTCAAGACTACAGAGATGCTAAGTAATCTTAAGAGGTTTCTACAAAGCATTTTCCAGGAGATAGAAGAAGACCTTAAACGCTTGAAGGAGAAGAAATTTACTGATCTCATTAATGATGTCCAACACGACATCAGCATAACCTTCGACacattcatttcatttgtttttagacTCCTGAAAGAAAACCTAGGTCCTAAATTTGGTGAGTTTAATGAACTTGTTCAAAACAAACTTCAGGAAGCCTCTCAAGAGTTACAGCAGCTCCATCAGTATGTGCAGGCTCTTCGCAAAGAATATTTTGATCCAAGTATGGTTGGCTGGACAGTGAAATATTATGAACTTGAAGAAAAGTTCATCAACCTGATCAAGAAGCTAGTAGATGTCCTTAAGGACTTCCATTCCAAATACACTGTCAGTGCTGCTGGCTTTGCTTCCCAACTCTCAAGTCAGGTTGAGCAACTGGTGCAGAAAGATTTCCAGGAATATCTGAGCATCCTTGCCGATGCAgatggaaaagggaaagagaagattGCAGAGCTTTCTACCAGTGCTCAGGAAATAATTAAAAGCTGGGCTGTTGCAGTGAAGGAAATCATCTCTGATTACCGCCAGCAGTTCACATATAAACTACAGGATTTTGCAGACCAACTCTCTGATTACTATGAAAAATTCATTGCTGAGTCCAAAAGATTGATTAACCTGTCCATTCAAAACTACCACATGTTTCTGAGATACATCATGGAGTTACTGAAAGAGCTACAATTGGCCACAGTCAATGGCATGAGCCCCTACATAAAGGTTGCTCCAGGAGAGTTTACTATCACCTTCTAATTTTTTATAGcaattctcatttattcttctgcTCCAATTAAACTTCCACATAGTAgggaaaaaattcaaactgtaTGTATTAATATAATCATCCACCAGCCAGCCCTGTAGCAGGGAGCTGACTACAAGCAGAAACACATATGAACTGGACCTGCATCGAAGCAGGCATCAGATCTCTGAGGGTCTCTGAACTCTGGGAAATGACATTTTTTGCAAGTTAAAGAAAACCAGGATCTGAGTTATTTTGCTAAACTTTGGGAGAGcgagaacaaataaataaattctttactGTGTCTCATACCACTCAATGTGACTCATTCATATTGAAAGATAGAGAAATGAGGTAATTTATTCAAATGTCTGGCATTTCAAAACCTCTAGAACACACACTGTTTTGAGTGATAGGGGAAAAGGAGAATTTAGGGAGGGAAACACTTTGCCACCTTGAAGAAAGTAACTGATCTCAGAGACTGTATTTGCCAAGTGAGAATGAACAACTTTTTGCAAAGGCTTTCACATAATTTGACCCACAGGAGCATCTCAGTATGTGCCACACAACCTTCCTCACCAACCCGTCTGCTTTTGCCAGGTAAGGCTCTCTGCTAGGCTCTGAAATGAACCATCAGGCCCTTTATTTGACTCACCTGCCAGCAGTGGACAAGGAGTGGCTAAGAAAGAAGTCCTAACGGCAAGGGCTTCATGGCAGTAGGGATCCCAGAAGGCTCCCTGCGGCTCGGCCAGGATCCATTCGTGGCAGAGGAAGTAAGGGTGGGAGAGGAGACTTGGGACATGGGTTCCTAACATTTCTGGGGCCAAGCATACATTAATGCTCttgaatttctttatttctccaagCTTAATATCCAGTAATCCTAAGTGTAATCAAAACCCAAGCGTTTCCCCTACTACATCCACTCACCTCAAACTCTGATTTTAAACACTGGCAACATCCAGTCAGAGCATCCAGGATGAGCTCTGGTGAGGGAAGGCTGCAGAGAAGCCGTGCAGCCCAGCTGTCCCTAATGTCATCGGGAAGGTCAGCGGTAACTTGCATTTCAGCGGCACTGGAGGACAAAGGAAGGGTGTGACCTTTGGGGAATAGGAAATTGGAGACCACCCCAAGTCCTACATGAGACCTGTTTGGAAAAGGCCCTTTTTATCCCCAGATACCTTCAAGCTGCAGTATTCTTTCATAAAGCCTTCAAATTCCCTTGGTAAAGGCCACTCTTACAACGCACAAGCGTTACctggaaaagaaaacacattagCCTCTTGGTACCTTAGCAGGATTCTTCTGTCTAGAACCGAGGAGCCAGAAAGAGTCATAGGGAGGTGGGATATGTATGGATCTGGTGCTCAAAGAAAGTCTTTTGGCTAATGAatcaatagatggatggatggatggatgagtggatgggtagatggatggacagatagttgagtgaatgaatgagagggTAGATAAGGGGTCAGTTCCAAGCGCGAGATAAGGGGAGAAATTAGGCCCAGGTCCCACAGCAGCACGTGAGCGGTTCCAGACATAACCCTGAGACTTTCCCTGACGAGCTGTGAGCAGCAAGGATCTACTGAGTGTTCAAACTGAAAGGAGGCCTGGGATTATGGCTTAAtttggagggaaaggaggagtcCAAGCTTTCTGGTGCTCACGTGGCCATATCTGTGTCTGGGGcatgagaggaggaaaaaatagaCACAAATTCAAAATGATCATAGAATCACACAGTGCCACCTGTTCAGTTCCCTGACTGGCATCCCTTATACGAGGTGCCCCTGGCTGGCTTAGAGTATCTTTATCATGCTCAGTAAAGTTGGAAGAAGGGATCTTTGGCAGGGCTTGGACTTTGCTTGTCCTCTACCTTGGTCTTCCACTACATATCAGGATACTTCTCTGGGTTCAGTTAGTGGCTACATTCCTTACTTGTTTGGAGCTTTGAGCATCTTATTTCCCCtctgtgagcttcagttttcttatctacaaaatgaggataatatctATCCTACCTGCCTTGAAAGGCTGTCCCATGAAAATCAGTTGAAATAATAATGTGAAAGCGTTTTGTAACCTTTAATGTTGTGTAGAAAcgaagtgttattattattagatgATTATTTAAACAAGTTTATGGCAAGGAGAGAGAATGGAGACAAGGAGAACTGGCCAGTTTagtgaacatttattaaatgcttctaTGTCCTAAGCACAAAAGCTCTACAGAGGAGACAAAAATCAGCAAGACACAGTTCCTGgat
This window contains:
- the APOB gene encoding apolipoprotein B-100 — protein: MGPPRPALLPPLLLLLLLAASAPARDTVLENVSPSCPKDATRFKHLRKYVYNYEAESSSGVPGTADSRSSTKINCKVELEVPQLCNFILKTSLCTLKEVYGFNPEGKALLKKAKNSEEFTAAMSKYDLRLAVPEGKQVLLYPEKEEPKHILNIKRGIISALLLPPDTEEAKQVLFLDTVYGNCSSDVTVKTRKGNVATEISIERNLENCDHFQPISTAVSPLALIKGLTRPLSTLIGSSQSCHYTLDPKRKHVSEAICKEQHLFLPFSYKNKYGMTAQVTQTLKLEDTPKINSRFFDEGAEAVGLAFESTKSTSPPKQAEAIVKTLQELQKLDVSEQNAQRANLFHKLVTELRALSNEAVTSLLPKLIEVSSPITLQALIQCGQPQCYTHILQWLKSEKANPLLIDVVTYLVALIPKPSAERLQTIFNMAKEQQSRATFYALSHVINNYHKTNPTGTQDLLEIADYLSEQIRNDCTGNEDHIYLILRVIGNIGRTMEQLTPKLQSSVLKCIKSRQPSLLIQKAAIQALRKMELRDEVREVLLQTFLDDTSPGDKRLAAYLMLMGGPSQSDINKITQLLTREKNEQVKNFVASHIANILNSEELYVQELKKLVEEALKTSQLPTVMDFKKFSRNYHLSKSISLPSLDPVSGRIEGNLIFDPSNYLPKESMLKMTLSVFGFAPADLFEIGLQGKGFEPTLEALFGKQGFFPDSVNKALYWVDGQVPDHVSKVLVDHFGYNKEDKREQDMVNGIMLNAEKLIKDLKSKDFPEARAYLHILGEELGFVKLQDLQLLGRLLLSGARTLQGVPQMIKELVRKGSKGDLFLHYIFMDNAFELPTGLGLQLQVSSSGVITPGIKAGVKLEVSSIQAELVTKPSVSVEFVTSMGIIMPDFARSGVQMNTNFFHETGLEARVALKAGQLEFIVPSPKRPVRLFSGSNTLHLVSTTKTEVIPPLVENRQSWSTCKPFFIGLNYCTTVAYSNASSTDSSSYYPLTGDSRFELELKPTGEVEQYSARAFYELQRDGEALVDMLKFVTQAKGVKQTEATMMFTYNRQSKTLSSEIQIPDFDVDLGTVLRVRDESAEEEKSYKLTLDIQNKKITEVTLTGHMSYDRKEEGKIKGVISIPRLQAEARSEILTQWSPSKLLLQMDSSATAYGSTVSKKVAWRYDEEKIEFEWNTGTNVDTKKAASSFPVDLSDYPKSLQMYASSLLDHRVPQTNMTFRHMGSKLAVATSTWLQEASRNLPYAQNLQDHLSGLQELYLQKMELPDFHIPENLFLKSDGRIKYTLNKNSVNIEIPLPFGGKSSRDLKMLETIRTPALNFQPVGFHLPSQEFQVPTFTIPKLYQLRVPLLGVLDLSTNTYSNLYNWSASYTGGNTSTDSLSLQAQCHVKADAVVDLLSYHVQGSAKTTYDHRNTLTFSGDGSLHHKFLDSHVKFSHVEKTGNNPASKGFLTFDASSAWGPQISASVHLDSKKKQHLYVKEVTIDGQLRASSFYAKGVYGLSYQRDPTTGQLSGESNMRFNSSYLQGTNQITGRYEDGTVSVTSTLDLQGGLMKNTASLKYENYELTLKSDTNGKYEDFATSNKMDLTFSKQSALLRSEYQADYKSLKFFTLLSGSLNSRGLELNADILGTDRINSGAHKATLRIAQDGMSTSATTNLKYSPLMLENELNAALGLSGASLKLTTNGRFREHHAKFSLDGRATLTEVSLGSAYQAMILGVDSKNIFNFRINQEGLKLSNDMMGSYAEMKLDYTNNLNIAGLSLDFSSKLDNIYSSDKFYKQNFNLQLQPYSLVTTLNNDLKFSALDMTNNGKLRLEPLKLNVGGTIKGAYQNNELKHIYTLSYADLSASYKADTVAKVQGVEFSHRLNTNIAGLASTVDISTNYNSDSLHFNNVFHSAVAPFTMTVDTHTNGNGKLVLWGQHTGQLYSKFLLKAEPLAFTFSHDYRGSTSHHLVSRRSIRTALDHKISALLTLAEQTGTWKLKTQLNQNEYSQDFSAYNTKEKVGVELSGRALADLTVLDSPITVPLLLSEPISVIDALELRDAVDQPQEFTLVASVKYDKNQEVHTINLPFFKILPEYFEKTREVVIGALEATQKELKHINIDERMRKYTAALDKLPQQVNDYLNAFNWEKQVLSAKEKLTAFTENYRITENDLQIVLDNAKINLNGKLSQLQTYVIQFDQYIKDNYDLHDFKAAIAKIIDRIIEKLKTLDERYHIRVTVLKEIRDLCFLIENIDFNKIGSSTASWIQNMDTKYQIRIQIQEKLQQLHAQIQNVDIQHLADKVRQQVEAVDVRVLLDQLRTTISFQRIKEIIEHVKYCVTHLFEDFEVIEEINAFRVMVHEFIETYKIDHHIQVLMDKSVQLAHQYKLQETVQKLSSVLQQVKMADLVEELIGFTDHALRQLEALSFKQFIEEINRFLDMLVKKLRSFDYHQFVGETNNKIREVTQRINGEIRALGLPQKAKALQLFTEDVKATVSVHLENLKATKVTWFLDWLRVSVVHMKAKFQDTLEDIRDRVYQMDMQQEVQRYLFLVGQVYSTLVTYISDWWNLAAKNLTDFAEQYSLQDWAKNLKTLVEQGFTVPKIQTTFGTIPAFEVSLRALQEATYQTPDFIVPLTDLKIPSVQINFKKLKDIKIPSRFSTPEFTVLNTFHIPSFTVDLVEIKTKIIRTIDQMLNSELQWPVPEVYLRDLSGVDTVLARIPVPDFHLPEITIPEFVIPHLNVTDFQVSDLHIPEFQLPHISHTTEVPTFGKLYGILKIQSPLLILDANADIQNVTASANQAEIEASVTAKGESKLEVLNFDFQANAQLSDPKINPLVLKESMRFSSKYLKMEHESEVLFVGNAIEGKSNTVAGLHTEKNTLELSNGVLVKINHQLTLDSNTKYFHKLNIPKLDFSSQADLRSEIKTLLEAGHLAWTSSGTGSWKLACHKFSDEGTQESQSNFTVEGPITSFGLSNKINSKHLRVNQNIVYESRFLNFSKFEIQSQAECQYLGRSVLTAKGMALLREGKAEITGNHDAHLNGKVIGTLKNSLFFSAQPHALTASTNNEGNLRVSFPLKLTGKIDFLNNYALFLSPGAQQASWQSSARFNQYKYNQNFSAGNNEKSIEAHIGINGEANLDFLNIPLTIPEMTLPYTNLTTPQVKDISLWEKTGLKEFLKTTKQSFDLSVKAQYKKNKDKHSIPVPLAGFYAFINRNINSFNRHFETVRNKALDFFIKSYNEAKITFDKYKVEKSLNQQPRFYKIPGYTIPVTNIEVSPFTVKMLTFGYVIPKEISTPSITIPGSGAYVPSYTLVLPFLELPTLHVPRNLLELSLPEFKVLSTTNKILIPAMGNITYDFSFKSSVITLNTNVGLYNQSDIVAHFLTSSSSVIDALQYKLEGTSSLTRKRGLKLATALSLSNKLVEGNHDNTISFTKKNMDASMTTTARVQIPLLRMNFKQELNGNTKSKPTVSSSIELKYDFSWPHVYTTATGAFDHKLSLECLTSYFSIESSTKGGVKAFILSREYSGTLASEASTYLNSKGTRSSVKLLGASKVDGIWNLEVKENFAGETTLQRIYAIWEQNTKNHLQLGGLFLTSGEHTSKATLELSLWEISALVQVRARQPNSLLNINYLGQEVSLNANTENQKMSWKSQVQVHSGSLQNNIQLSNGQEEARLDMAGSLEGYLWFLKDAVLPVYDKSMWDLLKLDVTTTNDRKQYLRASTALVYTKNPNGYPVSIPVQELADKFIIPGLKLNNLNSVHVTPTFHVPFTDLQVPSYILDFSEIKIYKKLSTVPFALNIPTLPKVKFPKVDVLAQYSEPEVSSVPFFEITVPASQLTVSHFTLPKSISVGSAVSDLNVVASNTADSELPTVTMPEQTIEIPSMKFSVPAGIFIPSFGTLTARFEVASPLYNATWSAGLKNKGDHVETFLDSTCSSTIQFLEYDLNVVGTHKIEGGMLVCKTNGSFAHRDFSAEYEEVGRYQGLGYWNGKVDLNITSPTLTDVRLRYQESENHSFSVASPAIGTVVIDLKNSNDTLLRWNLYYRPQSSPDKTLNIVKIEMRAPESDDEVQIKANWEEEAVSELLSSLKDNMPKAMGASYDYVNKYHQEYTGLDLRDASLKLRRGLQNSAEQVYQGAVRQIDEVDVGLRRIARGTTNTYQQWKDTAKSLYQELLAQEDHSGFQRLQKKVFDSLIGVTQEYNVTVNRVIDSFIDFLKSTRFQLPGRAGNYTEDELYTMVLKKVGKLLSQVHSKIHSGLEILFSYFQDLMEKSELIKDLKNKFPFDSVYYQLIGIGSEYGKLLKSLSQEIQKALSDLQSVKTTEMLSNLKRFLQSIFQEIEEDLKRLKEKKFTDLINDVQHDISITFDTFISFVFRLLKENLGPKFGEFNELVQNKLQEASQELQQLHQYVQALRKEYFDPSMVGWTVKYYELEEKFINLIKKLVDVLKDFHSKYTVSAAGFASQLSSQVEQLVQKDFQEYLSILADADGKGKEKIAELSTSAQEIIKSWAVAVKEIISDYRQQFTYKLQDFADQLSDYYEKFIAESKRLINLSIQNYHMFLRYIMELLKELQLATVNGMSPYIKVAPGEFTITF